A region of Pseudomonadota bacterium DNA encodes the following proteins:
- a CDS encoding CBS domain-containing protein, whose product MKISEWLKTHPVKPLTVAGDCSLQHAARLLLDDPEGRDLFVLDAEGQVCGHLGFWHVATLLLAKMHPTLSLRELIERITLGSVADHMDDQVMCAGIDEDIDDILYQHDLFQEHLDRRVEDIPVVDGQRRLLGVIRLSDLLRDAISKDNGTLTDEPEGDRKSD is encoded by the coding sequence ATGAAGATCAGTGAATGGCTCAAAACTCATCCGGTCAAACCATTGACCGTCGCCGGCGACTGCAGTCTTCAGCACGCTGCACGCTTGCTGTTGGATGACCCCGAAGGGCGTGATCTGTTTGTTCTGGACGCCGAAGGGCAGGTCTGCGGGCATCTGGGTTTCTGGCATGTGGCCACCCTGCTGTTGGCCAAGATGCACCCCACGCTCAGCCTGCGTGAACTGATCGAGCGGATCACATTGGGTAGCGTGGCTGATCATATGGATGATCAAGTGATGTGTGCCGGAATCGATGAGGATATTGACGACATTCTGTATCAGCATGACCTGTTCCAGGAGCACCTGGACCGTCGTGTCGAGGACATCCCGGTTGTCGATGGGCAGCGTCGTCTGCTAGGGGTGATTCGTTTATCCGATTTATTGCGCGATGCCATCAGTAAAGATAACGGCACCCTCACCGATGAGCCTGAGGGTGACCGCAAATCGGACTGA
- a CDS encoding MFS transporter, protein MQTFPNICIAVGHAFAFVGAGMVGGKWFGWGRFGFMFALVQAAGAFGSFFNQNVTRYIVEDYGWSFSLNAIAVIILAISILMLLFMREPRLPDLEKPQWTGTKQLLSEVLKSLRHIVVRPHLWLNSVHAGMTFGVHLSVSLVWGPIFLAETGMTVFEAVAISSFAFLGLLFGAPLWVWTSERIKRNKPLAVIPAIFHAALLAYVILDPSMASKTTFFFIGLFAASTAMNYPIAGSLVPESLVGTSSAFVNTMQFFWTGVLMAIPGLALSGAGIWATLVGTTGIDAAAPTVADFQSAMMLLVYAVAIGVVAALLTKESFPSEKNAKDRAEVTI, encoded by the coding sequence ATTCAGACGTTCCCTAATATTTGTATCGCGGTAGGCCATGCGTTTGCCTTTGTCGGTGCGGGTATGGTCGGTGGCAAGTGGTTTGGCTGGGGACGCTTTGGTTTCATGTTTGCCCTGGTACAGGCCGCAGGGGCATTCGGCTCATTCTTTAATCAGAATGTAACACGCTACATTGTGGAAGATTACGGCTGGTCATTCAGCCTGAATGCCATTGCCGTCATCATCCTGGCCATTTCTATTCTGATGTTGCTTTTTATGCGCGAGCCGCGGCTGCCTGATCTGGAAAAACCGCAATGGACAGGTACAAAACAGCTTTTGAGCGAGGTATTGAAATCCCTGAGGCATATTGTGGTGCGCCCCCACCTGTGGCTCAACTCGGTTCATGCTGGTATGACCTTCGGCGTGCACCTCAGCGTCAGCCTTGTATGGGGCCCGATTTTTTTGGCCGAAACCGGCATGACTGTTTTTGAAGCCGTTGCCATTTCCAGCTTTGCTTTTCTGGGTTTGTTGTTTGGCGCGCCCTTGTGGGTGTGGACTTCTGAGCGGATAAAAAGGAACAAGCCCCTGGCGGTGATCCCTGCCATTTTCCATGCTGCGCTGCTCGCTTACGTCATTCTTGATCCGTCCATGGCCAGCAAGACGACCTTCTTCTTCATTGGTTTGTTTGCGGCGAGTACCGCGATGAATTACCCAATCGCCGGCAGCCTGGTTCCTGAATCACTGGTCGGCACCTCCAGCGCATTTGTCAATACCATGCAGTTTTTCTGGACGGGTGTTTTGATGGCAATACCGGGGCTGGCACTTTCCGGCGCCGGTATCTGGGCCACACTCGTCGGCACAACGGGTATCGATGCCGCTGCCCCTACTGTCGCTGATTTTCAATCAGCCATGATGTTGCTGGTTTATGCGGTTGCTATCGGAGTTGTCGCCGCCCTGTTGACCAAAGAGTCTTTCCCTTCGGAAAAAAATGCTAAAGACAGAGCAGAAGTCACTATTTAA